The Phycisphaerales bacterium AB-hyl4 genome contains the following window.
CCGCCCGGCAATATTCCAGGTGGTCCGTCAGATCGATGGTGAACTCGTCGTACCCGCCGAGGTGTGACCCCGCGAGGCGTGTATAGACATACACGTCAGTCCGCTGACCCGCCCCTTCAAAGTGCAGCAACGTCCGCCCGCCCGGATAAGGATTCGCCCCGGTCAGTTCAGTGGCGTACCAGCCCGGCCCCTGGTAGTAGGTGGTGTCGGGATCGACGCCGTCCGATGCGTTAAAGCAATGCGGCAACGTGACAGCATGCCAGGGTACATTGAAGTGGTTGCCGTACACCCGCTCACGCCAGACTTCCCAAGGGCCTCCGAGCGTGCCCCGGTAGTGCGTCCATCCATCGGTGAGTCGCTGTGTATGCATATATATCAATACTATCCTTTATGCAGTGGGCCAGTGTGCTTCGCAACCCGCCGGTCATTAACCGGCGAGAAATGTATATAGTAACATCCACGGCCTCGTGGCCGCTGATTGCCGCCCCACCCATGCCAGCACACCAGCCACGGAAGATCGCATGCCGAACATTTACGCTACAACCCAAAGGTATTCACGAGCCGCTGGCCCATGTCGGCCCGGAGCAGTACCAGGCCGAGCACGCTATGGCCTCTCGCCTGTCAACCACGGATGACGATTTACCCAGATGCCAGAAAACATGGGGTGTTCTGCGCGTACATGTTCAATATGACCATCGAGAAAGACGACATTCTGACCACCATTGTGCCCGAAATAGCCGCGGGTTGGCAGGTGATTCCAGTTGAAGTTATAGGTGGAAGACCCGGTTTCATAATAATGAAGTCTGCTGGATTCCATCATGTGGGCGGTTTGGCTGAAACTCGCCGTAACTTCCTGTTGACGTCGTAACCGTCCATCTTTCGTCCGCAGAAGTCGCGACCCCACGATTCCTGATCTACCCGCAGCGACCTTTGTCTGAGCTCCAGAGACAAAGCCGGAGGTTTCCGCCCAGTTCTCCGGGCAACGCCAGACTTGTGATTCCAGCATCTCCCATTCACCGCCATGAGTTTGGACCGCACTTTCGGAGCCTATATGGCCGAGAACCGTGTCCAGCAAGGGATGCCAGATTTCTTCACGCCAGCCATCTCGCCGGCCCATCGGATACACCCAATCGCCAGAGTCATTCACATAAACGTTGTAGGCGAGAACCAACTGCCGCATATTCGAGGCGCAGGCTGTCGTCCGCGCGGCCTGACGCGCACTTCTCAAGGCAGGCAATAGCAACGCGACTAAAATCGCGATAATGCTGATTACAACCAGAAGCTCGATCAGCGTAAATCCTTTACGGGGCATCATCGCCATACTCCTATCAAAAGGTTTATTCGCCCCGGGAGCAAGAGGTGTCAGACGCATCGGGAATTGTGACCCTTCATTGCACATATGTAGTCAATCCAGAAAGGGGTGATGCCAGGCGTCACCGCGCCGTCTTGGGTGGCTGGCTGGTGGTGTCATAGTCAACGATTTCGCCCTGCAGATGCATGCCCATCGACATGACGATATTGGGACGATCAATCTTCTCCATCAGCATTTGAACGGCATACTCGCCGATGGCCTGCTTGTCGTATGTCACCGAACTTAGACGCAAGTCGTTTTGCGAACGATATCCCAAGTCGTCAAAACCAACGACAGAGAGGTCGCGAGGAATTTCTAATCCTTGCTCATGCCAGGTATCAATGCACTTGACCGCCATCCCATCATTGACCACGAACACGGCAGTCGCCCCGCTTTTTATGATGTTGTCACATACTTCATGACATGTTGATGCAGGGCCGTCAGGATCAAGCCGTTCCTTCGCCACGAGTTCTGCATCAAGTTCGCGAACACGATTTAGAAAACCCTCACGCCGACCACGGATCCATGCATACGTGCCGGCATGATCGACAATGGCCATACGGCGATGCCCCTGCCCGTAAAAGTGATCCGCAACTTTTGCCGAAGCGCTTTCGTTATCGATCGTGACAAAACTGATGTCTCGATCCGCCGTCGGCCGATTCAGCAGGATCACAGGGACTTGCATTGCCCTCAGCCACTCAAGATCGCTTTCTTCGGGATCTGCGCCGGTAATGATCACGCCGTCGAACTGACCGTGCTCCACCATATCTTGGAAAAGATCGTCCTCTTGGATCGGTCGTCCATCAAGGAAAAGGCTCAGATGCACCTGACGCATCATCAATGCATCACGTATGCCCACGATAAATTGCCGCTTCAACGCATGGATATCACCGAGCGAATCCAGGTTAGTGCCGAAGAGCATGAAAGCGATGTTTCGCGATTGGGTCTGTTGCACGGCACGAGGACGCCCTCGCTTTCGTGCCTGGTAGCCAAGCTTGCGAATCGCCTTTTCGATCTGCTTACGCTTACTTTCGCTGATTCCGTCCCGACCGTTGAGGTACATGGATACCGTTCCGGTAGAGACATTCGCTTTCCGAGCTACATCACGAATCGTGGCCATGCGTCACTCCGATCATTACGAACCTTGTACGGGCGGCATCCAACGTTTGCCGTTTATTGCACTGACGGATCGCCCGCGTCCCAGTCTTTCCCAAACTCTTCGGGAAGGAGCATCCCCTTTGGCTCGACCGCGAAGACCTGAGGCAATGTCCCTCCCAATCGCACAAATATATCCTGTGCTCGGCGTTTCGAACCAGGTCCGACCTTAAGCGTCCACAGTCCAGGGCGAAGCGAATCCGCCATTTTCATTTGAAATGAGTGGCCGTCGCCATCGATGTTGTCAACCTCTGCTTGAACGCTTCCTTGCGGGTCAAGCAACTCCGCCCGTGCCAAGGACCGCTCACCTCGTCCGCTCACATAAACTTCAAATGAGTCGATGTCCTCCGGCACCCAGAAGTACAACACCTGCTCATCACCGCTCAGACGCGCACGGACGCCTTCTTCCATCAACATTACCGCCCGGTTTGTGGTGCGGAAGCCGATTCGATTCCGGCCCGCTTCGCAATGCACTCGATATGTTCCGCGTGATGGGGCGGTGAATGTCACGACCTGACGCCTGCCGACGTTTATCGAACCGTCCTCTACCAACGCACCATTGGGCCCTTGGACCACGAACGTAAGGGCTTCGTCGTAGTCGCTCAGCTGCCTGTTTTCAAGCTCCAACGTGACACGCTCACCACCGTCGGCATACACCATGAATGTAGCGCGCCGCCGCACCACCAGTTGCTCCGGATCTTTGATGCCTGCCGAGTCTGCAGACAGTGGGATCATATTCGTTTGCTGCATCTCGGGAATGGGTGGCCCGAGGTAACGCTGCAGACGACGGTACTGCTTGAAGTTCATGTACTGGAGGTAGCCCAGCGCGAAATTGTCGAAATTATTTTCAAACAGTTGTTGCGTTCGTTGGAATGCGTCCACCGCGATCGCAGGTGAAGCGCCCTCTCGGATGGCAGTCATCTTCGCCATCAGTTCCACCTGTGCCTCGATCAGTTCGAAGCCTGTGCGTATGAAAGCGACGCGATCGCGAAGGATTTCGTGCCCATCCTGCACCTGCGCCTCTGCAACTCGCAGCAATGCGTCCGCTTCTTCAAGCAGTTCCGCGGTGTAAAATTCCGGCACGATCTTTTCAATATGCGCCTCGCGCGACAAGCCGGCACCCGCCTCAAACACTTCGTACTGCACCCGTTCAAACAGGTCGAAATAAGCTTGGATGGACGACGCCGCTGAACCGAAACCTCGTTCGTAATAATCGTCCAGAAGAGCCTGCACATCCGCACGCGGATCCCAGGCGAGCTGCGCCAGCACGTAGTATTGCGGCCCTTGCGTTGACCAGTGATGGTAAACACTGTCAACGTCCAGGCCCATCATGTTATGGTCGGCCAGGAAAGCAAAATCTTCACCCGCCCGAGCCGTGTAAAGCAACGGCAATCCCCAGTACCCCAATCCAGCCGCGGCATGCCCAAGATTGGGACGCCAGACCATTTTTTCAGCCATCTCCGCCCATTGCCGCCAGTTCTCCTTGTCTTGCTCCCGCTGCGCCGTCGGTGACGCCGGCAGATTCCCCACAAAGCCGATGGCGACATTCGGCTCCAAAGCCGTCTCGACCGGCGGCGTACGATAGGCAGCGTACGCCCAGGCGCCAACGTACATGTCACGATCTCCGTAGCGATCACGCAGACCACGCGCCAACTT
Protein-coding sequences here:
- a CDS encoding type II secretion system protein is translated as MAMMPRKGFTLIELLVVISIIAILVALLLPALRSARQAARTTACASNMRQLVLAYNVYVNDSGDWVYPMGRRDGWREEIWHPLLDTVLGHIGSESAVQTHGGEWEMLESQVWRCPENWAETSGFVSGAQTKVAAGRSGIVGSRLLRTKDGRLRRQQEVTASFSQTAHMMESSRLHYYETGSSTYNFNWNHLPTRGYFGHNGGQNVVFLDGHIEHVRAEHPMFSGIWVNRHPWLTGERP
- a CDS encoding LacI family DNA-binding transcriptional regulator yields the protein MATIRDVARKANVSTGTVSMYLNGRDGISESKRKQIEKAIRKLGYQARKRGRPRAVQQTQSRNIAFMLFGTNLDSLGDIHALKRQFIVGIRDALMMRQVHLSLFLDGRPIQEDDLFQDMVEHGQFDGVIITGADPEESDLEWLRAMQVPVILLNRPTADRDISFVTIDNESASAKVADHFYGQGHRRMAIVDHAGTYAWIRGRREGFLNRVRELDAELVAKERLDPDGPASTCHEVCDNIIKSGATAVFVVNDGMAVKCIDTWHEQGLEIPRDLSVVGFDDLGYRSQNDLRLSSVTYDKQAIGEYAVQMLMEKIDRPNIVMSMGMHLQGEIVDYDTTSQPPKTAR
- a CDS encoding DUF4838 domain-containing protein, with the translated sequence MYHGEKILFNLCLIHCFAKSEVAMDACMFGEFRVCRWLVLGVCMSLMVASASLGEEAGEVVLVEPGKALPVIVIPQDAPPHTAEAAEELAHYLSRIVGADEIVVTDEIPNGSAGATIWVGHRPEVEDVFGAEPFAFERPEAFVVMAQPGHVAIVGRDAVVGRAQVESGTANGVYTFLQKHLGVRWLWPGELGEDVPSRERVAFESFVYEYHPQLRQRLLRLTTNRAGHVSVLGRTEVDRPIPDLEAIAKRKDEEVSRWQRVQRLAHGSFNMRAQHAFQDWWSRYQADNPDFFALQPDGGRGRNIATGWSTPGQHIKLCVSNPRVWDQWLVEVERDLANRPHLTVFSGSPNDGTSNGYCVCEDCRAWDPDSGPTVELRWDGHEEEHVALTDRYVRFWNKLARGLRDRYGDRDMYVGAWAYAAYRTPPVETALEPNVAIGFVGNLPASPTAQREQDKENWRQWAEMAEKMVWRPNLGHAAAGLGYWGLPLLYTARAGEDFAFLADHNMMGLDVDSVYHHWSTQGPQYYVLAQLAWDPRADVQALLDDYYERGFGSAASSIQAYFDLFERVQYEVFEAGAGLSREAHIEKIVPEFYTAELLEEADALLRVAEAQVQDGHEILRDRVAFIRTGFELIEAQVELMAKMTAIREGASPAIAVDAFQRTQQLFENNFDNFALGYLQYMNFKQYRRLQRYLGPPIPEMQQTNMIPLSADSAGIKDPEQLVVRRRATFMVYADGGERVTLELENRQLSDYDEALTFVVQGPNGALVEDGSINVGRRQVVTFTAPSRGTYRVHCEAGRNRIGFRTTNRAVMLMEEGVRARLSGDEQVLYFWVPEDIDSFEVYVSGRGERSLARAELLDPQGSVQAEVDNIDGDGHSFQMKMADSLRPGLWTLKVGPGSKRRAQDIFVRLGGTLPQVFAVEPKGMLLPEEFGKDWDAGDPSVQ